In the Cydia splendana chromosome 2, ilCydSple1.2, whole genome shotgun sequence genome, one interval contains:
- the LOC134804495 gene encoding uncharacterized protein LOC134804495 codes for MPLLTYSFGILRWTQTELDALDRRVRSLLTTHRMLHPRSSVMRLYIPRKCGGRGFLNAKDFHNREVYNLRNYFLNNECGMHRDVVAVDRNLTPLSLANVNWRKPVVLSTADRKAVWESKVLHGRFYKALTGPDVDLLASVNWLRFGDLFGETEGFACAIADEVMMTNNYRKYILKDGTVDICRACRRPGESLRHIISGCSHLANGEYLHRHNLVARIIHQQLALLYGLVDREVPYYKYLPAPVLENGRATLYWDRSIITDRTIVANKPDIVLIDRSQRRAVLADVTIPHDENLVKAEKDKSSKYLDLAHEITAMWDVDSTIIVPIVVSANGLIAKSLDQHLERLSLGGWIKGQMQKAVILDTARIVRRFLTLRP; via the coding sequence atgcccctcctcacatactcctttggcatactaaggtggactcagaccgagctggacgccctggatcggagggtccgatcactgctcaccacacatcgcatgctacacccacgctcgtcagttatgagattgtacatcccacggaagtgtggaggtcgaggctttctaaacgccaaggatttccacaaccgcgaggtgtacaatctcaggaattatttccttaacaacgagtgtgggatgcatcgtgatgtggtggcagtagacaggaacctcacgccgctctccttggcaaacgtgaactggcgcaaacctgtggtactaagtactgcggatcgcaaggcggtatgggagagtaaggtgctacacgggcggttctacaaggccctcacgggacccgatgtggacctgctcgcgtcggtgaattggttacgattcggggacctcttcggagaaaccgagggttttgcctgtgcaattgcggacgaagtgatgatgacgaacaactatcggaaatatatcctgaaggacggtacggtcgacatctgtcgggcatgccgccgtcccggagagtcactcaggcatataatttccggttgttctcatcttgctaacggtgagtacttgcacagacataatctcgtagccaggattattcaccaacaacttgctcttctatacggccttgtggaccgcgaagtaccgtactacaagtacttacctgcgcctgttctcgagaatggtcgtgccacgctctattgggatcgatctatcatcactgacaggactattgtcgccaataagcctgacatcgtgctgatagaccgatcgcagcgccgggccgtgctcgccgacgtcaccatcccccatgatgagaatctcgtgaaggccgagaaggacaagtccagcaagtacctagacttagctcacgagattaccgccatgtgggatgttgactcgacgatcattgttccgatagttgtgtcagcgaacggtctcatagcgaagagtctcgaccaacacctagagagactctcgctgggtggttggatcaagggtcagatgcagaaggcggtaattttggacacggcgcgtatagtacgtcggttcctcactctgcggccctaa